The region tgaattcatgttagggtgcatcttgacatATTAATCCCTGTtgtaaaagtgcatgttgctgttaactgctggaaactgttataacttgcctatttgtcatttttatatctgttggtgtgattttcttttgagcatcatgtctacatgttttaggagcataattatgccatatttacagtggggcAATACATGTATTTTgatatgccttgtagtgagtgcatcaagcttgtgaagtgggctacttgttgtTAACTTTATGTCAAGTCTGTTTCTgtcatatcatgttgccatgttttcttgatgctaccaattaatccatgcatattctggagatgcttagttgacatgttttgttgtACATGCTATgctctatcatgccatgccttttgataCCTTATATATGtcatgtagcatatgttttcattgccatgaacatgcttatataatgttccaaATTTCTGTTAACTTCATTATGCCAtattgtgagcttgttattgagtgatccatgcctcttctggagatgctccaattacatgttttgaagtatgctatgagtactttGTTCACATGCCATGTTTGCTAATTTTGGATGGCATATGCCTCTGtcccatgcttgcaaacatgctatcataatattgctgttttacacttgctgaaactgtttcaacatgcaatcttgtcttgttggttcccactaatccacgAGCCTTATATAtatgatgccttgatgttattttctctttgttatgtgtactttgattccatgcccttggttgccatgtatagttgctgtagcatctttgtttcatgcctctaacatgccatcatattaactctgctctatgctcctgtgttataaagttacATTTTGCATTGACCatcttggtttaatcttgatgcctatgaacctgtagCTTAATGATATTTGAAATATGTTAtgtgtacatgaagtgcatgtcaagtttgtgctcatatgtttcctatagcatgttgttttgatggttgcaaagtgtctagttgttgttttgggcagattgttgttatatcttgtttggagtgtatgtgttgcaccgttgctccgttttgagcatgctctatatgaaacttgcttagaattgcatgtagtttaatattatcttgttgcatccttgttttgagagtgtttgattgatgtttggatgcattttgcatcaatgccatgtttaacttgttttgctcatatcttctaggtcgttgttccgaattaaatgaactttatatgtaacatgactataatttcgtgtagatcatcttggtgcatcttaacttatgtttaacaacttgaatataatGTGTTTTCAGAtctagaccaatttcgaaatttgcatgtgGGGACTTACTGGATTTGTTGtatgttattccggcctcatttaaacttgccttggtgtgttgttcttgtatgcatcatctcttgccatgagtagcatcatatagactTGTcaggcatcatacttggttgagcatcatgtcatgcttatgtgttgtgtgtttaccatgttgtttgcttctttccggttatgcttcttctcgatagttcctgtttcgttgcgaccatgaggattcgtttgactacgcctGGTTCGTCTtcacccgttcgtcttcttcatggactcgttcttcttcctagcgggatttcaataAAGAtgtccgttaccctggatctcactactatctttactatgctagttgtctcgatgctatcgctatgtcgcgcttcctaccacttgtttatcaagcctcccaaattgccatgtcaacctctaacctttttcacccttcctagcaaaccgttgtttggctaagttaccactttgctcagcccctcttatagcgttgttagttgcaggtgaagttgaagattgctccatgttggacatgattatgttggtatatcacaatatttcttatttaattaatgcatctatatacttggtaaagggtggaaggctcggccttatgcctggtgttttgttctactcttgccgccctagtttccgtcataccggtgttatgttccttgattttgcgtccctaacacggtgaggggtatgggaccctcttgacaatttgctttgaataaaactgttccagcaaggcccaacattggttttacatttgccataataatacttgaactaaataattaattggcatagagCGTCATGAACTCGAGGATTTTTCTACATAGCAGGgaggggccagtgctgatggtgttggtaccAAACTAGAGCAGCTTGCGGCGccgccccttggcaacttgggttattttGGTCGCTGTAACCATAGCTCATCCGTCGTGGCCTAAGACGAGAtatgcgcggctactatcagggtgtcagtacgtcgggaggtcttgctggacttgttttaccattgttgagatgtcttgtgcaccgggatcccgagtctgatcggatgtcccgcgatggaggattgtctccgcggatcatgggctaagttgggacacccctgcagggtttgatatttcgaaagccgtgcccgtggttatgtggcagatgggagtttttaatatccaattgtagagaacttgacaccagactcgaattaaaatacccaaccacgtgtgtaaccgtgatggtctctttttgagtgggtcgagaaaagaacacggtggtgttatgtttgaatgtaagtagtttcaggatcacttgatcattactagtttgcgaccgtttgagtagcttctcatcttattcttatattcataagttagccaccatatcatgcttagtcattGCTGCaagctcaccacttatccattccatacccattaagctttgctagtcttgaaacCCATGCTAATggtattgctgagtcctcgtggctcatagattactacaacaacagttgcagatacaggtaatgcgatgatcatgacgcgagaatgatgtttacttgttttggagttcttcttctgcttcttcttcgatcaggggataggttccaggtcggcagcctaggctagcagggtggatgtcgtttgagtttctgtttgtgtttcatctgtagtcggatgttgctcttatgtatggtgacgttgtattcatgtggcattgtttgcctcttgtatgtatctccaactattatgtaatggtacgatttaatgatatccaccttgcaaaagcatctccaatatgcacttctatccttggtgggaccttcgagttcctttaggatagggtcgcatattgggcgtgacattctgGGAATGTGTAGTGGAGGTGACAGGTCATCACCCTTACGTAGTCCTTTTACATTTCCTAGTAATGGCCTATGCCAGGATGCCGATCTTTGGGTCTCGGGTGCCAATGAACTTGAATTGGGAAAAATAATTTTAAAATTACAAAATTAGTCAAAAGTTCTTGAAGGCTTGTTTTAAAATTACAAGGAATGGCTCTCATGGTATTTTAGGCGAAAGAAAAACAAAATCAATAGAAAGGACTAACCTCACTCGGGGCAGATCTTCATGAATTAGGcactctccttgcccttacaaactctttggttcaactccacatgatttagagactcccaagtgacacctaaccaatctaggatacaccactatTTAAATGAAATTTCTATTTTCCAAACGTTCTCGCCTTGTCAATAGATCTGGACGAGTTCGGCTTGAGCGCTCCACCTTCAGCGCGCTTTCCAGTTTTAGCAAAAAAATGACCCGCGGTGGGATTCGATCCTTGCACCTGCAGCATGCATTCTGCTAACGCTAACCAACCAAGCTAACTATTATCTACGATTAGAGATATGTTACATCTCCTTTTATCATATCACTGCTCCTTTGCATGTACACCCAAGAAACTAGGAATAAAATTGATGTGTGTGGGGTGCCTTTGGACTCGGACCTGGGTCTCTCGTAACTAAGCTCTGCCCATTAACCAGCTCACTTTTTTTTAGGTATTAACCAGCTCACTTAAATTACTTCTGTTGTCTTGTCCCTAATTTATGCTTTAAATAGCCTGTTGGTTACAATAGGCAGTTTCCATATATAGTATTAAAAACGCTATTGTGTCTCTCCATTATAGTAGTATGACTCGTTGTCTTGGTCCCATTTCTACCTTGTCCGAGGAATGTAAATAATGGGATGGAAAATTAAGAGGATTGAAATGGGAGCACGCAATCCTTGCTCCCATAATGGTAGCATGTTTCTCTCCATTTCAGGACCAGGAGCACGCAACCAATGCATGTCTCGGGCTCCTGGACTTGATAACTTAGGTACAGAAATCACGATAACTTTGCCCCGTGGCTACAAGTTATTGAAAACATAACCACCGATAACTTctttgtaaatagcatgataatatacgcTCCCGGACTTGATAACTCAGGAATAAACACCACGATAACTTTCACCCGTGGAAAAAAGTTGTTGGAAACATACTCCGGTAACATCtgcgtaaataacatggtaatataggctcccggacctgataacttaggtacaaacaccacgATAATTTGACCCACGAAAAAAATTTATTGAAAACATACCACCGATAACTTCTTGTGTAAATAACATGAGCTGATAACTGTTAAAAATACCCCCCCCCCCATGTGTAAACAATATGATGATACACGCACATGAGAGTTGATAACTCATATACAAATATCGCCGTAATTTTTTGACCGAGGAACCAAAAATTGTTGGAAAAGATGCCCTCGATAACTTTTGTGCAACATGGTAATATACACAACAAAGCTGATAACTCACTcaaacatcataatcattttttgACCCCTAGgataaaagtttgttgaaaacatacccCTGAAACTTTTGTGTAAATGACACGGTAACTTATGTATGACAGACGTGATAACTCACGTAGCCCGGATGTGGTAACTTTTGGTATGAAAAAAATTTCATtagaacatatcaacatgggatctagtttcgaagatctcgtcgagacgattTTTTTTGTGAAGACGGGTTTTCAGTCGGGGCGACAGTTTGAGCTACAAAAATTTTGAAGTTTGAAAAAAGAAAGAATTTAGGATGACATCAGCTTTTCGTTCTTTAGTGCATATATGCATGGAATTAGAGAGGAGTGCACATGAAAGAAAAATTAGTCATTCTAATGCATGCATGTATATAATTAGAGTGAAATAAGGATTGTTCTTGCCTATTGCTAAAATCCGAACGTTTGGTAGTTATAAAAGTCCCTAtttaaaaggtaatagatgttgatgttgattatgaactcattgctcttgtgctttaaaAGACAGTATCCTCAACACTCTatcactctctcacagatttggcctgTGGGTGGGAGAAGAATTGGAGTGGAAGACAACTTGAGGGGGCTAGAAATCAAGAATCAAATGGTTAAGAGTGAAATCCCTTAGATCTCAACAATGTAGGCCGTTCTCTCTGAGAAAATGGATATGCGGAGTGGTGGATTCTTCCTGGTTATTCCCTCTAAGAGTAGGTTGTGCGGGtgcggtatatatatatatagccataaCCAAAGATATAGCTATTacacacctttatgcaaaactcgaTGGAACCAAAAGAAAAACTCAAAGGCACAACCTAATGCAAAAAATTCGAATGTTAGCCATTTCAATGAGAGTGGATGAatccactcggtgggaccgatatgtgacgacctaagccacacatCTAGGTGCCCTCATTGACGAATTAAGCATCTCACACCAAAACCAGTGGAAGAGCATAGTACAACCCCGCCCAACCCCCAACCAAGGGAGGAGGAGAAACAGCACCGACAAGACATCGTCACCGCTCATCACATGGCATCGTCCAGGCGCCATTACACGCCTTGCAAGTAGATCTATTGTGGGCGGCCTATTGTGGCCTCTTGATAGGGCATGGCAACGAGTTCACGGTTGGTCTAATCGTCCTATGTTGAAATCTCTGATACAGACGATTCACatttgtatttgtgatgagttgttgCCAACTTCCTATTTCTATATGTGAGCAACTTCGTCCACTCATTGCTGGCGACTGGTGGGGAAGATAAAATGGAGGAAAAAGATGCACTGGTGGTTATGGGAATGGCTCACATCCTCTGGTATGGGAGTCATGCTTGGGCGGCAATATTGGCGCCAACTCTGAACAACTCCAAACAGCCGATCCATTTTGTCCACATGTCCATTTGAACCCATTTCATCCCAAATTTGACATTACGGTCGGAGGCAGACACAAAGCGTACGCCCACACCGGCAGATGCCAGCTTGCGTAGGTTTACAATCTTTAATATCACTAGCTTCGTTCTTACAGAAATTGATCAAGCTACCACAAGAATATTCTCTTTGAACCACACATCACGAGAATGATTTTGAAAAGAGTCAGCTCAGCCTGCCTCTTCCTTTGCTCCCAATTTTTAGACTTCTACAAGTCTATCTTCTTACGATGGAAATCACGAACACAACCCGCCGGCTtttggtcttcttctccggcacggCACGGGCTGCCCACCGGGGACAATGGTGCATACGTGCGTGCATGCACAACCGCATGCTAGCTGCTGCGATGCTAGAATGCAGTGCTCGCCGTGGCCTTTCACTAACCCCGCTCGCCGTGACCTCTGCTCCACTGGGCTGCGGTGTCCACCGCTTTTATGCACGTACCAACCGAATTAAAAAACCAGACAAAAACAAACGAACAAAAAATAGGGGTCTCTGCGTTGGATTTGTTCTCAAGGAGATTCTTGGAATGCATCGGCACCTGGTTCTCTGTGATTCTTGGAATGCGTCGTCACCCACCTTCATGTTCTAAAACAAGATGTCTCATGGGGCATTGGGGACGGCAACAAAATTGGAATTTTATCCATCTTTGGTTAGATGGAATTCTCCAACCCACCCCTCCTATTCCATCTTCAGCAACTATCAACTGCTGCTCGCAGTGAATGGATTGGTTAGGTGTTAGCTGCATTGCTGCTTGCAGTGAATCCCTCCAAGAAGGCCCGACACATGAACAGCCTGAGAAGTTGGCAGTCCGTCATGCACAAACACTTAATGGATTTGCTTTACTGTTTATAGCCACCATCCAATTTTGAAATTCAAATCAACCGATAGATTAACttcaaatttcaagaagtgttggaGCAACCGCCTGATGTGCTCGCTGCCTCCACGGTGGTGGGGACTCAGATGGGTTGCGACGCACTGGGTGGCAGAATGATGCACATTGCGCCAATCTAACTATAAGATGCAAAAAACTAGCAAAGACCAGCTATATGATGACAAGACATGTATGAAGGTTGGTACGCGGGTTGGCCATTGAAGCGGGCAGGCCAACCAGATTTCCTTCCATGTTGGTTTGACTACAGCCAAATCTGGCAAGCAAAACAAGGGTACAAAGAACACTAGCCTTGGTACAATGCAGCCTAGGACTGACGATGCTTTCTTGGCAAATGCATCTCCAGCAGATTGCAGAAATGTAAGCTACTCGGAACCCAGTGCATATCTTCATCTatgagaaaaaggaaagaaacgaTACTGATTGATACTACAACAATAAAAAGGTGTTCGATTTGGCCTCAGAATTGCAGAATAACAGCATGGACGCATAGCGACCAATCAGTCCCGAAAGATGGTATGATTAAAAGTTTTTTCATCACCGGCCAAGCATGAACAATATTAGGTCTCTAAAGTTTAACACAGATCAGGTCTGGACCAGCACAAAACATCTATTTTGTGACCTTATTGCATTTTAAGAATAATGGGAGGAAAATGATTGTTGGCAAAAGAGATTATCAAGCTCAGCCCAACTGCCCACTTTCCTCAAATTAATATAGCAGGAAAAACTTTCGGCAAGAAATGCACAGCATAAGGCATTTAACCGATACACACTTATCCTGCAAAGGCAACAAAGAACAAAGCATACAAATTCATATGCAGAGCAGATAGAACCAGAAGCAATAATCCAATGCACAGAacaatgctgcaaaaacaagtttcaGGTACACGCCATACTTCAGAATGATGCATAATTTAGAAGAATAAAGATATAACTACTCATTATAATCTAGCAGATGATCAATGAGCATAACTGTAGATAAATATTGGTTACAGACGCTTGCACCTTTAAAAGGTGAAGCTCTTTTCTACTATTAAAAGACACTACAAGTATGTATAAATAAAATAACTACATAATCAGTAAGCACAGCATCAATACACCTAAACTCGATTACCACTACAGAGCTGTGACCTGAGCATTAACCACTAACAGCAACCTATAATGACGACCTTATCAGTAGCTGTGCTACATTGCCAGGAATCAAAACCAGACAAACCATTGCTCCGGTATTCTCTCAACCCTTTAATACATCCAGACATGGGAGTAAATATCTGTGTCTGCCATATTGGACAAGACAGCATTTTTTAGGTCCAACGATATAAATTGTAGGAAATTATTGCATTGGGCACAAATGCTCCTCAAATTTATGCAACAACAATTATTTTTCAGGTCCAACGATATAAATTGTAGGGAATTAATACATTGAGCGCAGATCCTCCTCAAATTTATGCAAAAAGAACACAAGAACGAAAACAAGTACACAAATCTGACATGgcacaagcaaagaaaaatataAAAGATAAACTAATGGATCAGATTTCTGGCTTGGAACCCTCTGACAAGGATTACATATGCGCATAGTATAATCATAGTCGATCATTTGGGGAAAGGATCCTCATATCCATTCAACTTGTGATAAATGAAACAAACACAAATCTGAAAGATAAAATAAATTAAGCAAGATGGATCAGACTTCTGGCTTGGAATCCTCTGATAAAGGATTACAGTTGCGCACAGTATAATCATAGTCGATCATTTGGGGAAAGGGTCCTCACTTCCATTTAAAGTTCAGACCAGTTCATCCGATGTGGATAAAACGGCACACGTTGTCTTATTGTTATGTCCAACGTGTATAATTGCAAAAGCGTTGACAGTTGTAAGGAACAAGCGAGGCATTGCAGAAACAATTAACCATTGTAATACATTGCTCAGTCATATGATACGTCATCTCATGGACGCCAGAGGCATCTCTGAAGTCTGACATGCGAAAATTCATAATTCATCATCGCATTGGCATGGATcttagaaataaaatagaaaaaggaagaagaaaaaacgaGGGATCAGAAGTCTATTAAGTATGGTAATCAGTCATAAGAAATCAGAAACACGGACCaacttttcttcatcacatcccagATATGCAGAAACGAAAAACAATAGAGAGAAATCGCAACGGCAGAGAGATCATCAGAGACTTAAATACTAAGAATCAGATCATGGATCATATTGTTGCAGTATTTGCTCATCCTTTGATAGATACGCCATGGCGACAGTGAAAAAAGCGAGATGCGCAAAGCAAAATCGAAGGAGCGTAGAAAATTTACAGAAGCAATGGAATTGGGAGCCGAGGAGAGGTGGCGGCTACTGCAGTCGACGGCCGACGCCGCCAGTTGTGCTTGCCCTGAAACACTCGCCTGATCTCCTTTTATAAAGGCGTGCCGCGAGGAAACCCTAAAAGGCCGTGACTGTCCAGTATGGGCCGGGCCTCTATTCAGAACAGTGGGCCGGGACAACTTATAGCACGATTCGGTCGAGGTCAAGAAGTTTCCAGAATTCCATAGGTTTCCAAGAATCGATGAtgaactcaaaaaaaaaaaacgatGATGAAAGAGTCTgaaattttataaaaaaaataaaatcctggCCTAGTACGATGTGGTGTACTCCACTATTATAGAGTCTAAGCGATTTGCTGATGGGGCTCTTTTGAGATTTGATCATATGGAACTCGAATAGATTACACTCTGTGAGTACCAAACGAACAACAAAGGAGGCAACAAACTCGCCACGCCCCTTTGCCCTCCTGACGTGACCTGAGCATAGGCGGACGGATCTTCGCTCACGTTCTAGCGTTTCTCTTTCTCCCATACCCATCTGCTCGGCCTGAATATCTGCCGCAGGAGCGCCATCTTGGGGACGTTCCAGTTTTCGACATGCCTGAACAAAAACCCAACTGTATCTGTCAAGCACCAGACTCGCAACGCATGCATCTCGTGCACACGATAAGCTCCTGGAACGACGGAGTGAGTGAGTACCTGCACACCTTCCCCGACTCGGCATCGAAGTAGTACTCCGTGTACCCGGTTGCTGAAAAGTGAAAAATGGTACAATGAGACCAAAAACATGCAGTACTGAAAACATGTTCAGTACAGGAGCGATGCATTTTGCAGTTTTGCACCGGCCGGGCCAAACGCGGTGTCGGTCTGCTGATACAGATACAGAGCGCGTAGCCGTGAACTTACCGGAGAGAATGGGCCTCCACGGGAACGACATGACGCAGCTGAAACGCCAGTGCCCGATCGATTTGTCCTGCACCCAGACCCAGCAAAGTCGATCAATCGGCGAAAACAACTCACCACTTCGCTGCTGTAAAGATCGATTGACTGACGCGGGAAATGTACCTCGACATCCTCCCATTTGGTCAGCTTCATGTTGGACTTCTCCAGCAGGGACCCGAAGTTGGTGCAGTTCCTCTTGAAGCGTTGCAGGCCTCTGAATGAACCCGCCGGGTCGGCGAACTCGCAGTCGTCTTCGTACGCCCCGAGCGTGAGGTTCCCTGCAGTACGAACGTAAGCAAACGGCAAACGTGCAGTAGTATAATAAAACGTGTGGAGCTTAATTCCTGACCTGTGACGAAGTATGACCGCGCGAAGTCATCCTTGATGGCCTCGGCGACCTGCGCGCGGCCAACGGGCTGGGACTCCGACGTGCCGTCGTCTGCAGCACCGGCGTCCGCCTCCGGAGACGGCGGCCGGAAGAAAGACGCGGCGATGCCGAGGGCCTCGGAGCCGTACCAGGCGGCCTTCAGGACCACGTTGTCCGACTCCGAGCCGGAGGGCGTGCCGGTGCGCGGGCTCGTGGACGTGGACCCGGGCTTTCTCTGCGCGTTCAGCCGGAAACGGCGGCGGGATGGCTGCTGGATGAGCACGCCGGCGTTCTGGCGGTGATGGCAGGTGGGGAGGGAAGTAGCCGGGGCGGGGTGCAGCAGGGCCATTCCTTTTGCCGGAGCTCCGGCCGGGCCAACAGTCTAGGGGCAGAGGAGTGGCACAGCCACTTGTTTGGCCTTGGCGTCTTCTGTACTTACTTGCTAGACTCTCTTACCGTTCGAGTGTGAGGTTGGGATTAAACGCGGGAGAGATGGATTTTCTTCACTCCGGAATGTGTGGTTACAGTGACGTAGTAGATCTAGGCaggtagagcatctacagccggcctCTAATAGCCGTCCGGTCATTGACAGGTTAAAAAAAACAATCAGGTTTTTTTGCGAAAAAATCCAATCGGACCTCTCAAACCACCGACAAACGTCTTGCTGACCAACACCCCCCATATCCAGCCTAAATATAGGGCGGATATGGGGCGGCCAGGGCACGCCCAGGCGCGTCCGCCTGACAGGCCCGGCCCACCACCGACCCCATAGTTTGTCCCACAATAACCCCAATCCGGAGGCCTCGCTCCGAACCCTAGGTCACTCTCTCTCGCTCCGTCCTCTCCTTTCCCTCTCTGATTCCGATTCCATCCACTCTAATGTCCAGCTCTGGCAGCGACTCCAGCTCTGAGCTTGACTACAAGGAGGAGATGGCCCTCCGCATTGCGTTGGGGCAGTCCAAGGTGGACACCGGCGGCAGCTCCGGATCAGGAGCGTCGTCGCAGGTCCCGTGCCGGCGACCGCGACCGCGACAACAACACCTTCTCCTCGGAAGACCAAGATCCTCCACCAGTCGCGGACGCCTACAGCTGCGCCGGCGACCGGAAGGGCAGAGGCACGACGAGGAAGTTGTGAAGCTCCATCTTCTCCGTCTTTAATTTCAAGTTTTTAGTAATCTAGTTTAAAATTGTccgtcgtttatgtgaattatgtgaACTTTGGCCATCTTTTGGAGATTCGTTGGTGATCGGAATGTGCATTTCTATGTCCAAATTTATGTATGTTTGATGATCTACGTTGTTTAGTTCCATGTTGCATACTTAATATGGATATAGGGTATCGGATATGAGATACACGGATTTGGACGACATGATTTGAGGAGTGTCAGGTCAGTGCCCGCGGACGCGCCGGGTGTGTCTGCGGGTGTTTAAGGGTCCGGATTTGCCCATTCCTGATGTAGATGCTCTTACAATGACATAGTAGATCTGGACAATTACTCCACCAATTTTTGAAGCTCAGACATTCGTCAAATAGCAACCAACACAAGCGCGCCGAATTCACACCATGCTCTCGAAATTTCTCTAGCAACAACGCCCCATCTCAAAAGATAATCGGCTTTATTAAACCTGAGTCGACTAAGGTTTAGCAAAGTCTCGGTCGACGTGCTGTTCGTAGGATgttaggtgatatgtctccaacgtatctataatttatgtagtattcatgccatgtttataataattttatatggttttggtatgatttgcatggaactaacccggactgacgttattttcagcagaactattgtggtgttgttttttttgtgcagaaatgaaagttctccaaacacttcgaaactttttgtgaattttttatggactagaagagaaccattgggccagagcagcacccgggggtgccccgagggggcacaacccaccacggcgcgcctgggcccccagacgCACCCTGCTGGGTTGtggccacctcggtggcctcccgtaccccttcttcaccctataaattcccaaatatttcgaaaaccctcggggagaccctagatcggaagttccgccgccgcaagcctctgtatccaccaaaaaccaatcaggagcccg is a window of Triticum dicoccoides isolate Atlit2015 ecotype Zavitan chromosome 2B, WEW_v2.0, whole genome shotgun sequence DNA encoding:
- the LOC119365128 gene encoding uncharacterized protein LOC119365128, coding for MALLHPAPATSLPTCHHRQNAGVLIQQPSRRRFRLNAQRKPGSTSTSPRTGTPSGSESDNVVLKAAWYGSEALGIAASFFRPPSPEADAGAADDGTSESQPVGRAQVAEAIKDDFARSYFVTGNLTLGAYEDDCEFADPAGSFRGLQRFKRNCTNFGSLLEKSNMKLTKWEDVEDKSIGHWRFSCVMSFPWRPILSATGYTEYYFDAESGKVCRHVENWNVPKMALLRQIFRPSRWVWEKEKR